ACAACATACTCTACGCCCGTTACGGCAACCTAGATTGGTGGCCTGCCGATGCGCCCTATGAAATGATGATTGGCGCAATCCTCACCCAAAACACAGCTTGGCGCAACGTGGAAAAGGCCATCAATAATTTTGGAAGCGATGTTACGCCTAAATTTGTGGAAAATGCGACGCTAGATGAGCTTGTCGGAATTATTCGTCCTGCGGGGTTCTTCAATCAAAAGGCGGCGTATTTAAAATGTTTGACGGCTTGGTTCAAGCAATATGATTATCAAGCTGAAAAAGTCGCTGCGCAGCCGTTGGAAATATTGCGGCATGAATTGCTTGACATTAAAGGGGTAGGGGAGGAAACTGCAGACTCGATTTTGCTGTATGGGCTTGAGTTACCGTCATTTGTGGTGGATGCATACACAAAACGGTTACTGGGACGTTTGGGTGTGGATGTTAAGTTGACCTACCGTGATGTGCAGGCGTGGTTTATGAACAGTTTGCCTGTTGATGTGCCGTTGTACAATAACTTTCACGCTTGCATTGTGTATGTGTGCAAAGACTTTTGCCGAGCAAAGGCGAAGTGTGACGGATGTCCATTAGGAGCGATTTGCAGCTCATGCCAATAGCCTTTCAATTTCCACATAAAATTTTGTCGAAAGGGTTGCTTTCTTGCAAGATTTAGAGTATACTGGTTCAAGAAATTTATTGGGAAGAAGGCAACAATCCATGAGCCATAAACCATACTCTACACGGGCACAAAAAATCACGGCATCGACCACTATGCGGATTGATGCGCAGTATAAGCAAATGCTTGCCGAGGGGCAGGATGTTATCGGTTTTGGTGCAGGTGAGCCTGATTTCGATACGCCGGAACACATCAAGGCAGCCGGCATTGCGGCGATTGAGAATAATTTGACGCGCTATACGCCTCCGGCGGGCACCGAGGAATTGCGCAAAGCTGTTTGCAAACGCTTCAAAGCAAATAAGGGTTTGGATTACGCGCCAAGCCAGATTGTTGTGTCGAGTGGCGGCAAGCACAACCTATACATTGCGTTGGCATGCCTGCTCAATCCGGGCGATGAGGTGATTTTACCCACGCCGTATTGGGTTAGCTATAAAGAGCAGATTGAGATGTGCGGCGGCGTTGTCGTTGAGGTCAATTGTGACAAGGGCGATCGTTTCGAGCTTGACGTTGATGATATTGCTCATGTCATTACACCCAAGACAAAAGTAATGATACTCAACAGCCCGTCTAACCCAACAGGTATGGTTGTGCCGCGTGAAACATTGGAAAAAATCGCAATGCTGTGTGTGGAACACGAAATTTTCGTCATTAGTGATGAAATTTACAGCAAATTAGTGTATGAGGGAACTTTTACAAGCATTGCGGCTATTTCTCCGAAAATGAAAGACTTGACGGTGGTATTGTCCGGCGTGTCGAAAAGCTTTGCCATGACGGGCTGGCGCGTGGGGTATGTAGCGGCAAACCAGGAGTTGGCGACATTGATGGCAAATTATCAGAGCCATTCGACTTCTTCACCGGCAACAATGGCGCAAAAGGCGGCGGCTGTCGCATTGAGCGGCGACCAGTCGTGCGTTGAAGCGTTGCGAGATGTGTTTCACAAGCGCCGAGATTTATTCTTGGCCAAGGCGGATGAAATACCGCTGGTCAAGGTCATTCGGCCACAGGGGGCGTTTTATGTCATGATGAGCATTGAGGCGCTGCTCGGCAAGACGCTATATGGGAAGGTTATCAATAACGCCGATGATTTTGCTGAGTTGTTGCTTCAGAAGGCGTGCGTTGCCGTTGTGCCATGTGGCGGGTTTGGCGCGCCGAATTATTTGCGTTGGGGCTATGCTACGAGCGACGAAAATATTGTCAAAGGCTTGGAGCGTTTAAAAGTGTTTATTGAGGGAGCCATGTAGTGCAGGGACGCCCCATCGGCACCCAAAATTTGCTGCAAAGACCCCATAATTGACTGAAAAATGCGCGACTTTAAGTCAGTTTTATTTACCGGCCCCTGCCATTAGGCAGGGGTTTTTCGACTTGACATTTTCGGCGATTTGTGGTACAATATATACAGTTCATGTAAAGGAGTCGGTATGCAAGAGTTTTTCCGTACGCTGCTCGAAAATATTATACACTATGTACGGGACGC
This window of the Oscillospiraceae bacterium genome carries:
- a CDS encoding endonuclease → MKPTKLYNILYARYGNLDWWPADAPYEMMIGAILTQNTAWRNVEKAINNFGSDVTPKFVENATLDELVGIIRPAGFFNQKAAYLKCLTAWFKQYDYQAEKVAAQPLEILRHELLDIKGVGEETADSILLYGLELPSFVVDAYTKRLLGRLGVDVKLTYRDVQAWFMNSLPVDVPLYNNFHACIVYVCKDFCRAKAKCDGCPLGAICSSCQ
- a CDS encoding pyridoxal phosphate-dependent aminotransferase, producing MSHKPYSTRAQKITASTTMRIDAQYKQMLAEGQDVIGFGAGEPDFDTPEHIKAAGIAAIENNLTRYTPPAGTEELRKAVCKRFKANKGLDYAPSQIVVSSGGKHNLYIALACLLNPGDEVILPTPYWVSYKEQIEMCGGVVVEVNCDKGDRFELDVDDIAHVITPKTKVMILNSPSNPTGMVVPRETLEKIAMLCVEHEIFVISDEIYSKLVYEGTFTSIAAISPKMKDLTVVLSGVSKSFAMTGWRVGYVAANQELATLMANYQSHSTSSPATMAQKAAAVALSGDQSCVEALRDVFHKRRDLFLAKADEIPLVKVIRPQGAFYVMMSIEALLGKTLYGKVINNADDFAELLLQKACVAVVPCGGFGAPNYLRWGYATSDENIVKGLERLKVFIEGAM